The following proteins are encoded in a genomic region of Fusarium oxysporum f. sp. lycopersici 4287 chromosome 1, whole genome shotgun sequence:
- a CDS encoding pyrimidine 5'-nucleotidase: MSRNIDDYFKKHLGLSPDDAERLHKDYSQQYGQAIEGLVRHHQIDALEYNAKVDDAVPLDDLIKPNAQLRQFLEDIDTSKVRLWLLTNAYVNHGKRVVRLLGVDDLFEGLTYCDYSQIPFVCKPHKEMFMKAMREAGVSDVSRCYFIDDSHKNCVGAKEAGWTAIHFVEDGLSVPDTPASQHQIRHLGELRSLYPEFFRVRN; encoded by the exons ATGTCCCGCAACATCGACGATTATTTCAAGAAACATCTCGGCCTCTCCCCAGACGACGCAGAGCGCCTTCACAAGGATTACTCTCAGCAATACGGCCAGGCGATTGAAGGGCTTGTACGCCACCACCAAATTGACGCGTTAGAATACAACGCCAAGGTCGATGACGCGGTCCCATTGGACGACCTCATCAAGCCCAACGCACAATTACGACAATTCCTCGAGGATATCGATACTTCAAAGGTCAGACTTTGGTTGCTAACTAATGCATACGTGAACCACGGGAAAAGAGTCGTGCGGTTGTTGGGCGTGGATGATTTATTTGAGGGGTTGACGTATTGTGATTATTCTCAGATCCCGTTTGTGTGTAAGCCGCATAAGGAAATGTTTATGAAAGCTATGAGAGAAGCTGGAGTCTCTGATGTTTCGAGGTGTTATTTTATTG ATGACTCTCATAAGAATTGTGTCGGGGCAAAGGAAGCAGGCTGGACTGCTATTCACTTTGTGGAGGATGGACTTTCTGTACCTGATACACCAGCGTCTCAGCATCAAATTCGCCATCTTGGAGAATTGCGGTCATTGTATCCCGAGTTCTTTCGAGTTAGAAATTGA
- a CDS encoding pyrimidine 5'-nucleotidase: MDQASEKPVLFFDIDNCLYSRNDKVLEHMSRNIDDYFKKHLGLSPDDAERLHKDYSQQYGQAIEGLVRHHQIDALEYNAKVDDAVPLDDLIKPNAQLRQFLEDIDTSKVRLWLLTNAYVNHGKRVVRLLGVDDLFEGLTYCDYSQIPFVCKPHKEMFMKAMREAGVSDVSRCYFIDDSHKNCVGAKEAGWTAIHFVEDGLSVPDTPASQHQIRHLGELRSLYPEFFRVRN, translated from the exons ATGGATCAGGCCTCAGAAAAGCCCGTGTTGTTCTT TGACATTGATAACTGTCTATACTCACGCA ATGACAAAGTCCTTGAGCACATGTCCCGCAACATCGACGATTATTTCAAGAAACATCTCGGCCTCTCCCCAGACGACGCAGAGCGCCTTCACAAGGATTACTCTCAGCAATACGGCCAGGCGATTGAAGGGCTTGTACGCCACCACCAAATTGACGCGTTAGAATACAACGCCAAGGTCGATGACGCGGTCCCATTGGACGACCTCATCAAGCCCAACGCACAATTACGACAATTCCTCGAGGATATCGATACTTCAAAGGTCAGACTTTGGTTGCTAACTAATGCATACGTGAACCACGGGAAAAGAGTCGTGCGGTTGTTGGGCGTGGATGATTTATTTGAGGGGTTGACGTATTGTGATTATTCTCAGATCCCGTTTGTGTGTAAGCCGCATAAGGAAATGTTTATGAAAGCTATGAGAGAAGCTGGAGTCTCTGATGTTTCGAGGTGTTATTTTATTG ATGACTCTCATAAGAATTGTGTCGGGGCAAAGGAAGCAGGCTGGACTGCTATTCACTTTGTGGAGGATGGACTTTCTGTACCTGATACACCAGCGTCTCAGCATCAAATTCGCCATCTTGGAGAATTGCGGTCATTGTATCCCGAGTTCTTTCGAGTTAGAAATTGA
- a CDS encoding hypothetical protein (At least one base has a quality score < 10), with protein sequence MADSQSRQSSVRSSSAAPIRTRVARVACKACHARRVKCDAADGQPCWHCRTRDVTCELIDSKRGKYARRSTAQRVSRRQQAQSPVDQHDTMHDSIAVITPQSNENSQYQEHSQPVPSNIAQNNEPGSQQQSLSGNDKSYFLGDSSSLSYIVEMICSPRGGVSEPVKVHYPIPASIADRAIIPTRPQVEPLRVQDAFTMPPKEISDRLVYTFFEIIHPPYPVIDRRAFSELYRQGKASPMLLHAMFLVTFILCDEGLIQAAGFSDRTAARKHHYLRAKTLYDVDHGSWAFNAHTGEFLGILIAGCPDDQKDSWFWLGCATSCAQSLGMYRSTVASRLSPEKRALRKRIWWSIYTRDRHTAACLGKPCRIRDEDCDIEPLTEEDFYFDDDHNDPLITRQEEHHTALAIEMAKAAEILGDIVIAEYSPRRPDLEQYKPDQCRTGSWCLSQKLEESYNIKVVGDLQLILTGSTFHS encoded by the exons ATGGCCGACTCACAAAGTCGCCAAAGCAGCGTCAGATCATCAAGTGCTGCACCTATTCGGACACGTGTAGCTCGTGTGGCTTGCAAAGCGTGTCACGCAAGACGGGTAAAGTGTGACGCCGCTGATGGGCAGCCGTGTTGGCATTGTCGCACGCGCGATGTTACCTGTGAGTTGATAGACTCCAAACGTGGGAA ATATGCTAGAAGAAGTACTGCGCAACGAGTCTCAAGAAGACAGCAGGCGCAAAGTCCGGTTGATCAACATGATACCATGCACGACAGTATCGCAGTAATTACGCCTCAAAGTAACGAAAACTCGCAATATCAGGAACATAGTCAGCCAGTCCCATCGAACATCGCGCAGAATAATGAGCCGGGCTCTCAGCAACAGAGCTTGTCCGGGAACGACAAGTCATACTTCCTGGGCGACTCAAGCAGCTTATCATACATTGTCGAGATGATATGCAGTCCAAGAGGCGGAGTCAGCGAGCCCGTAAAAGTCCACTATCCCATACCGGCATCGATAGCAGACCGCGCAATCATTCCAACACGACCCCAAGTTGAGCCCCTCCGCGTACAAGATGCATTCACGATGCCACCGAAAGAGATATCTGACCGTCTTGTGTACACCTTTTTCGAGATCATCCATCCGCCTTATCCGGTAATAGATAGACGCGCCTTTTCGGAGCTGTACAGACAGGGCAAAGCATCGCCTATGCTTTTGCATGCGATGTTCCTTGTCACGTTCATTCTCTGTGATGAAGGTCTTATACAGGCTGCTGGCTTCAGTGATCGGACTGCTGCTCGCAAGCATCATTATCTTCGTGCGAAAACGCTGTATGATGTTGATCATGGTTCCTGGGCATTCAACGCACATACAGGCGAGTTTCTGGGAATATTGATTGCGGGATGCCCGGATGATCAGAAGGACTCGTGGTTCTGGCTTGGATGTGCGACATCTTGTGCGCAGTCTTTGGGGATGTATCGTTC GACGGTCGCGTCGAGGTTGAGCCCCGAGAAAAGAGCGTTGCGAAAGCGAATCTGGTGGTCTATATAC ACTCGTGACCGTCATACTGCCGCATGCCTTGGTAAGCCCTGCAGAATCAGGGATGAAGACTGCGATATCGAACCTCTTACCGAAGAAGACTTCTATTTCGACGACGACCACAACGATCCTCTAATAACccgacaagaagaacacCATACGGCTCTTGCGATAGAGATGGCGAAGGCTGCCGAAATCC TGGGGGATATTGTTATCGCAGAATACAGTCCTCGTCGCCCAGACTTAGAACAATACAAGCCAGACCAATGTCGAACTGGCTCTTGGTGTCTGAGTCAAAAGTTAGAGGAATCATACAATATTAAGGTCGTCGGTGACTTACAGTTGATCTTGACAGGGTCAACATTCCACTCGTAA
- a CDS encoding conidiation-specific protein 10, whose translation MTGTDNTNPGNFANRPKEEVQEIASKGGKSSHSGGFASMDADKQREIASEGGKASSGSFEPGSEKAKEAGRKGGLAS comes from the exons ATGACTGGCACCGACAACACCAACCCCGGCAACTTTGCCAACCG ACCCAAGGAGGAGGTTCAAGAGATTGCCTCCAAGGGCGGAAAGTCCAGCCACTCTGGCGGATTTGCCAGCATGGACGCCGACAAGCAG CGAGAGATCGCTTCTGAGGGCGGCAAGGCCTCATCTGGCTCTTTTGAGCCTGGTAgtgagaaggccaaggaggctgGTCGCAAGGGTGGACTGGCTTCCTAG